The following is a genomic window from Chania multitudinisentens RB-25.
CACCTTTAATAGGCAGGCAGTTACACAGAATTATGGACAGGCTCGACGTTCTAGTTATAGTAATGCTGCCATTCTGCCAGTAGCGCCTTCAGGTCATCAACTGAGAGGTCCACGTAGCGTAAGATTCTGCTTTGTCTATCTTTTGAGAACGTTCAACTTTGCCATTAAGATGAGGCAAAGCGGGTTTATTTGGACGAAACTTGATGCCGTATTCTTTCAACCTTTCCTGTACTTTAACGGCAAAAAACTCTCTTCCCCGATCTGTCTGAAAGCGCTGTATTGGGAAAGGCATTTCTCCAATAACACAATCAATAAAATCCAGTGTGTTCGTAGCCGTGCAACGAGAGTACAGCCGCAGGACTCTGTAGCGAGTGCAATAGTCAACAGATGTGTACTGATATAAGTCGGGGCCAATTTTACAGGTATCCATCTGGACCCGATCACTAGGAACAGGGCGTTCGTAGCGAATGAAATCAGCTTTACGCCGGAATTTAACAACAGGTTTAACCTGATCCTAGAAAGGACTTTAGGATCGTTGCGTGTAATAACATTCTGTTTTTACTGATGTATTTATTACCCTGCCTGTTAGGAATACTGTTCTGGTTAACTCGCTTCTCTAAGGCAATGACAGCTACACAGAATCACTTCCCCGCCACCAAATCATCCAAAGCCTCACGAATACCGGTAACAGACAGCGCCCGATTATCGGCCCGGTTGCGGTCTGCCGCCGCCGGTGCTGAACTCTGGATAGCAATCAACTTCCAACCATCGGCGGTTTTCAGCAACAGCGGGGAACCACTGTCACCTGGCAAGGTGTCACATTGGTGTGACAGCACGCCTTTTTGCGGCCAACCGGTGATTTTGCAGTTTTGGTGACTATAGAGATTATCCAGATGATCCTCTGGGTATCCAGCCTGAGTAATCAGGCGCTTTGCCTTTTTCAACGCCTGGGTTAATGCCTTGCTGTTGCCTTGCCACAGCGGCAGCGCTTTAATCGGCAAAGCATTCTGGTCTTTCAGCCGAATTAGCGCAAAATCATAAGCGGCGGCGGCAGGGGGTACAATCCAGCCATCGCCATCGGGTTTGAGCTTTTCGCCTAACTTCTGGTCAACCAATGTTTCGATATTTTTCGTCTGGTATTGCCAACCGCTGGAGGTGGCAATAAAACGCAGAGAAACAGCCTTATCCAGGCTACCTGGCGGTGCCAGCACGCAATGGCCCGCAGTGAGCGCCAGATGAGGCGAAATCAACGTGGCGGTACACAGATTACCGCTGGCGGTTTCTATCTGACCAATGGCTTGCCAAGGCCAAGCGCGGGTTTCCGTAATCTTAATGCGCTGATCTTTACCAAAAAATAAACGTGTTTGTTCGGAGGAGCCGTTTGCAGAGGCCGAAAATGGAAAAACCAATGGAGCTGAGCACAATAAAAAACACAAAACGGATATACGCATAAGATTTGGCCTAGCAAATACGGATTTTCCATAAGTACGTTGAATGCTAACTATAGACTGATTTATTTGATATTTGGATGGTTATTAAATGATTTCCAATAAGTTACTAAGGTAATTATCGGGAAATTAAAGATAAAAAAAGGTGGCGATCAATCCGCAGATGATCAACGCGCCAAGCATGATCTCAAACAGGTAGCGACGCAGCATAGTGACACCCCCGATGGAAAACACCCGGCGAACCGGGTGTTGGAAAATATACCAAAGCAGGTGAGGGTGGCCTCACGTCAGGTTGCCATTAAGCCTTTTTACTGGCTTTTTTATGGTGCTTTTTAGCGGCCTGGGCTTTCTGAACCGGCGCTTTTTTGCTGCTGGCTTTATGGTGTTTCTTGGCTGATTGAGCCTTTTGTTCAGGGGCTTTCTTCATATGATGTTTTTTCATGTGAGAAGCCTTAACCGGCGCTGATTGAGTCGTGGTAGCTCCAGACGCTGCGGGGGCGACAACATCGGCAGCAAAAGCGACGGAAGACAGACCCATTGCAGCGGCAACAATCAGAGCTAGTACTTTTTTCATGGTTGATTCCTCAAATGACCGTTTGTGTTTCAACCCTATTGAGGGGCCGTTGAAAGAATCTTATGCAAAGTTTGCAAGACCTTCCGTGAGTGATTGGTTTCGGCTTGTAACCTAATGTACAGCCCTACAATTAACCGTATAAACGCTATTTTAGTTACAACATACATATGTGGATTAACCACTTCTTTTTCTGTGACTACCGTTAATCGGGTTACACAGTGCACTATGCATTGTTTAACAGGCGTGAAAAGGCACAGTGTTACCTGTGCCAGAAGGGGATTACAGGTAGCGCGTTTCCAAGTGCTGGCGGAAATAGCGTGGATTCAGCGCTTCGCCCGTGGCGTTGGCGATCAAGGTTTCAGTAGAGTAGCGGCTGCCATGTTGCCAGATGTTTTGCTGCAACCAGTGAAATAAGGCGCTTAAATCGCCTGCTGCGATATCGTCGCTTAAATTCGGGATCGCCTGGCGCACCTGCTGGAACAACTGCGCGGCATACATCGCGCCAAGAGTGTAAGTGGGGAAATAGCCAAACGCGCCGTCGGTCCAGTGAATGTCTTGCATGCACCCATTGCGATAATTCCCCACGCTGTCCAAGCCGAGGTAACTGTGCATTTTCTCGTTCCACAATGCCGGAATATCTTCCACCTCAATGTCACCCTCAACCAAGGCTTGCTCAATCTCATAACGCAGGATCACATGGGCAGGGTAGCTGACTTCATCAGCATCGACGCGGATCAGGCCAGGCCTGACGCGCTGATTCAGGCGGATGAAGTTGCTCTCTTCCAACGCCGGTTGTTCACCAAACTGAGCGATAACTAATGGGCGCAGGATTTTCATAAAATCGCTGCTGCGTGCCAGTTGCATTTCAAACAGCAAACTCTGTGACTCATGAATAGCGGTAGAACGAGCCAGAGCGACAGGCTGGCCTAGCCATTCACGCGGCAGGTTCTGTTCGTAACGGGCATGGCCGGTTTCATGCACAATACCAAGCAACGCGGTAAGAAACTCGTTCTCGTTGTAGCGAGTGGTGATACGTACATCTTGTGGAACACCGCCGCAGAAAGGATGCACACTCACGTCAACGCGCCCACCGTCAAAGTTGAAACCGAGCAGCTTCATCACGCTCAAACCGAGTTTGCGTTGTTTTTCGAGATCAAACGGGCCTTGCGGCGGCAGGCAGGGTTCTTTTTCCTGCTTGGCGACCACTTTTTGCAGTAAATCAGGCAGCCAGGTTTTCAGATCGCCAAAAATCCGGTCTAAATCACTGCTGCGCATACCGGGTTCATACAGGTTTAGCAGGGCGTCGTAACGGCGGGTTCCAGCGGCTTGAGCCCGAATTTGCGCTTCCTCACGGGTCAGTTTGACCACTTCAGACAGGTTCTCGCTAAACCCATCCCAATCGTTGGCCGGGCGTTGTGCGCGCCAGGCATGCTCACAACGAGCGCCCGCCAGTGATTTCGCTTCGATCAGCGATTCTGGCAGCAAAACCGCATTATCGTACTGGCGGCGCATTTCCAACAGGTTGGCACTTTCGATGCCATTTAAAGATTCTTGCTGTGCTTGTTCAAGCAACGTCGCCGTTTTTTGCGCCGTCAGAATCTGGTGTTTCAGCACGCTTAATTCTGCCAGCGCTTCAGAACGTGCTTTGCTTCCGTCCGGCGGCATCATGGTTTGCATATCCCAGCCACCAATCGCAGAAAGATGATCAAAACGCGCCAGGCGGCTGAATAACGTACATAACTCTTCGTAGGCGGAATGTGCAGATGTCATGATTCAACTCCATATTATGCCCCATATTTTCACCAATACAGCGTTGCAGGCTGTGCGATGAAGCGTATTGGGGGAGATCATTTCGAACCGGCCAACCTCAAACCGGTTCTGCTTTTAAATCAAAGGTTGGCTTAAGCGGCCAACAGAAACGGAAGCCGGCACCGCCCAGCGAACTGGCCTCAACATAGACATGGCCCTGGTAGGCAAGTGCTATAGAATGAACAATCGCCAACCCCAAGCCACAACCACCGGTCGCACGATCGCGGCTTGGATCAAGGCGCACAAAAGGTTCGAAAACCCGTTCACGAGCGTCTGGCGGAATACCTGGCCCATCATCTTCTACCTGTAGGCAGGCATTTTCACCATCAAACCACAGGCCGACGCGCAGGCGCTGCTTCGAGTAACGTAACGCGTTGTTGACCAGATTATCCAGCACTCGCTCCATCAGCCGTAAATCGACACCGCCAAAATCACCAGTATGTGGAATATTGAGCTCAATCTGCCGATCGGAGTGAATTAACTGCATGTCGGCCACTTTGTCCCGTAGCCAACCGGGTAAATCAATAGGTTCGATGTTTAGTGCTACCTGCGGGCGATCCAGCCGTGCATAGGTCAACAATTCGTCAATCAACGCCTCTAACTGGCTGATATCGCGGGTCAGTGCCTGTTGTTCACTTTCGGAAAGGTTATCGCTCATCGCCAAGCGATAACGCAGGCGAACCAATGGGGTACGTAACTCATGGGCGATACCGTCAATCAGCTGTTTTTTGCTGGCAATCAGCGTGTTGATGTTATCGGCCATCTGGTTGAACGCAACGCTGAGCCGGTTGAGGCTGGAGGTGGGCTCAAAATGGGTGCGTTCATCAAGATGGCCAGCACCTAAGCGTTGCGCGGCGTTTTCCAGCTTCAGCAAATCTCGCCAGTGTGGGCGCATCCACAGGAAAACCGGTAACGCCAGCGACAGGCCAATAAAGATCAACAACACCAAATCCAGTATGCGCATTTGATGCAGATAGAACAGGTAGGGGATCGGGCCAACAACTAACACATAATGGCTGCGCGGGATACGTTGCATAAAGGTATATCGATCGTCCAGGGCAATGATTTCCCCCTGGTGCAAACGTTGGGTAAGTTCAGCGCTCAGATTCTGTTTGCCGAGTGGCTCGATGTGTAGCTTGAACGACAGGTTTAAATCCAACGTAGCGATGGTTTTATTCCAATCCTTAAACGGAATTTCCCGCAGTTCACTGCGCATCAGATACAGCGAGCTTTTCATCAGGTCATCCATTGACTGGCGGCCCGCCCGTTCAGCGGTGAATTTGTATACCAGACCAACCAGCATCGCCATCACCAGAAAACAGACAAATAGCAGCAGGAAGAATTGAATAAAAAGTTTTCTCATTGCTGTATCGAGTCCCAGGCATTGGGGGCGAACAGATAACCTTTGTTGCGCACGGTCTTGATGCGGAACGGCTCCAGCGCATTGTCATACAGCTTGCGGCGCAGACGCGAGATTGCCACGTCAATGCTGCGATCCATACCGTCATAGCTGACACCACGCAGATTTTTCAACAAGGCTTCGCGGTCCATAATCTGCCCGGCGTGCGTTGCCAACTCCCACAGCAGATCGAAATCCGCAGTGGAAAGGGTGATCGCTTCTTCACCCAACGTCACCTGACGGTTAACCGGGTCGATACACAGTAAGCTGAAATGCAATGCATTATGCTGGGTGATCGCTTGCAACGGCTCTTCTTTCGGCTGGCTGCCGTGTTGGCGCAGGTGCAAACGCAGGCGGGCTAACAGGACTGCTGGCGGTGTGGTTTTCAGGATGTAGTCATGGGCCCCCATTTCCAGCGACAAAATATGGTTCATATCGCTGTCGAGCGAGGTGAGCAAGACAATCGGCCCAGGATAAACCGGGCGCAGATCGCGACACAACGTCATACCGTCTTTACCGGGCAACATGATATCCAATAGCACCAGATCCGGCTGTTCCCGTTCAATACAAGCCTGTGCCGTATCGCCACGTGGTTCGATGATGACGTCAATGTCGTGTTTGCCCAGATAGGCGGCAATCAATTTGCCGACTTCTGGATCGTCTTCTACAAAAACAATTTTAGGCATTTTGAGTGGTTTTATAAGAAAAACGGTATTCAGCATAGCGTGCGATCCCGCGTTACGCCATGCTAACAGATCTCAAACTTGCTCTCAGGGAACCGACCTGGCTCAGCGCAATGGCCGCCCGCCATCAACGGTGTGGGTGCGCCCGGTAACGTAACGGCTGTTCATCAGGTAATCCACCAGATTGACGACCTCACTTTCCCCTGGGGCGATCTTCATCAGTGATTTTTCCAATGCTTGCCGGCGGTACTCATCATCATCACTGGGATTAAACATAATGAGTGCCGGAGCGATGGCATTCACTTTAACTTCGGGTGCCAATTTGCGTGCAAAAGAACGCGTCATATTGTCCAGCGCCGCTTTACTGGCCGCGTAGGCAATGTGTTTATCACTGCCTTTTTCTACCACATAATCGGTCAGATGGATAATATCAGCGCCAGCTTGCCCTTGGCCACGCAGGCAAGGTTCCAGCAGTTGATTTAATAGGTAAGGGGTATAAACATGGATTTGTAACATGGATGCCATCACCTGTTCCGATGGGATGGCAGCAGATTCTGCCAGCCAGGCGCTGGCATTGTGGATCACCGCCCGCAGTTTTGGAGCTTCCTGTATCACCTGGTTGGCAAAACGGTAAATACCCGCATGTTCCGAAAAATCACCTTGCAGGCAAATTGCTCCTTGTTCTTTCAATTCAGCCAATGCCGGGTAGTCACTGCGATAAGCGATAATGACCGGAATGTCACGCAGTAGAAATGATTTGGCCAGTGCCAGCCCAATGCGGCGGGCTCCACCGGTAATCAGCACCGGGGCTGAGTTGTGAGGTTCCATTAAGTAAGGCTCCTGGGCAAACGGCTGAATAATTTAAAAGCTCGCTTATTATTATACGGTATAACGACATTAAAGCTCCTCCTTCGATTACCCATTTCATCGATATTACCCTGCGCCTAGGCGTAAAAAAGGGCAGCTTAATAGCTGCCCGATAATCATCTATAACTTACTAATTATTTGAACAAATCGGCGCTAACAGTCAAATTACCACCGCTCTTATTCTGCCATTGGCGGGTGAGGTGATAATACTTGGCACCTTTATTTGCAGCCCGTTTTGCGGTTTCAGTGGAAACGTCAGTCATGCTGCTGAAATGGCCAGTAAAGGTGATCGAATCAAACGGCACCATTTGCGCAGCGGTGGCATTGTTCAGTTCCTGAATCTTGGTGCCATCCGGCAGTGTGACGGTGTAACGTTCGCCAGTAGAAGATTGCGTTTCGAAGAAACGGCCAACTTCACGGCTTGGTGAAGCAGAAGAGGCGACACCAGGGATTTCCACTTTGGCGGCTTCTGCACCACCTGCTGCCAGTGCGACGCGGCCGGCATCAGAATCGGCCGGGATAGCATCAGGGCTCTGAACGAGGCGCTTAGGTGCATCCGCTTTATAAATAAATGCGGTGATAAATTGGTTACCACCCTGATTGGCATCAACCTGACGCACGATAAAGAACGAAGCAGCGCCTTTCTTTTGCGCTTCTTTGGAGATAGCGTCGTTAATATCTGGCTGGCTGCGGAAGAAACCGCTAACGCTGACGGTATCATAAGGTTCAAGCAGGTAGGCTTCGTCTTTCGGCAGTTCATTCACGCCGTTGAAAACGCGATAGTTTGCTTCTTTACTGACTTCGGGGGCGTCTTTGTGAAAGAGATCAGCGGTGATACGCCAGTTGCCGCCATTGTTATTATCGCTAATGTTCTGGATATAAAAGGCATCGGCACCCAGTCTGTCTGCACGGCGTGATACGGCATCAGCAGCTTCATTGATGGCGTTAAAACGGCCGGTGATGGTGATGCGATCAAACGGCTTGATCGCCGCTGCTTTTTCAGGAGTTAACTCTTGCGCGGCATGTACAGACAGCGCGGTGAGTGATAACAAGGCTGATGCGATGATCGTGGTCTTCAGCTTCATAAAAAATCCTTTCCGCATTAACGTTTATAACGTGCTGAACAGTGCTCAGTATTATTCAGCCGCAGATTATGACATGCCATCTTGGCAAATGTCTCCGCATTTTATGTCATGGCAGGAGACAACCAGGTATCAAGGGCATTTCAGATTACGTAGTTCATTCAGTATAAGTTTCAATAATGAAACGCTTCACCAATTAATGTTAATTATTCACAATTTAATAACTTTTATGCTCCATAGGCTCGGCTGGCTAGAGATGCCGCTGAGTCCTTTGTCTACAAGGGGGCGATGAAAAGGACTATTGTGGCATCTTTTTCACACAAATTTGCGATTCGTCATAGCCCTAAGTGAATTTTTATGTAAAAACTGACCGGTAAACGTAAGCAATTATGGATCATCGATCACATTTTCAGTAGGTTATAG
Proteins encoded in this region:
- a CDS encoding trypsin-like serine peptidase; this translates as MRISVLCFLLCSAPLVFPFSASANGSSEQTRLFFGKDQRIKITETRAWPWQAIGQIETASGNLCTATLISPHLALTAGHCVLAPPGSLDKAVSLRFIATSSGWQYQTKNIETLVDQKLGEKLKPDGDGWIVPPAAAAYDFALIRLKDQNALPIKALPLWQGNSKALTQALKKAKRLITQAGYPEDHLDNLYSHQNCKITGWPQKGVLSHQCDTLPGDSGSPLLLKTADGWKLIAIQSSAPAAADRNRADNRALSVTGIREALDDLVAGK
- the asr gene encoding acid resistance repetitive basic protein Asr, with the protein product MKKVLALIVAAAMGLSSVAFAADVVAPAASGATTTQSAPVKASHMKKHHMKKAPEQKAQSAKKHHKASSKKAPVQKAQAAKKHHKKASKKA
- a CDS encoding carboxypeptidase M32, with protein sequence MTSAHSAYEELCTLFSRLARFDHLSAIGGWDMQTMMPPDGSKARSEALAELSVLKHQILTAQKTATLLEQAQQESLNGIESANLLEMRRQYDNAVLLPESLIEAKSLAGARCEHAWRAQRPANDWDGFSENLSEVVKLTREEAQIRAQAAGTRRYDALLNLYEPGMRSSDLDRIFGDLKTWLPDLLQKVVAKQEKEPCLPPQGPFDLEKQRKLGLSVMKLLGFNFDGGRVDVSVHPFCGGVPQDVRITTRYNENEFLTALLGIVHETGHARYEQNLPREWLGQPVALARSTAIHESQSLLFEMQLARSSDFMKILRPLVIAQFGEQPALEESNFIRLNQRVRPGLIRVDADEVSYPAHVILRYEIEQALVEGDIEVEDIPALWNEKMHSYLGLDSVGNYRNGCMQDIHWTDGAFGYFPTYTLGAMYAAQLFQQVRQAIPNLSDDIAAGDLSALFHWLQQNIWQHGSRYSTETLIANATGEALNPRYFRQHLETRYL
- the rstB gene encoding two-component system sensor histidine kinase RstB codes for the protein MRKLFIQFFLLLFVCFLVMAMLVGLVYKFTAERAGRQSMDDLMKSSLYLMRSELREIPFKDWNKTIATLDLNLSFKLHIEPLGKQNLSAELTQRLHQGEIIALDDRYTFMQRIPRSHYVLVVGPIPYLFYLHQMRILDLVLLIFIGLSLALPVFLWMRPHWRDLLKLENAAQRLGAGHLDERTHFEPTSSLNRLSVAFNQMADNINTLIASKKQLIDGIAHELRTPLVRLRYRLAMSDNLSESEQQALTRDISQLEALIDELLTYARLDRPQVALNIEPIDLPGWLRDKVADMQLIHSDRQIELNIPHTGDFGGVDLRLMERVLDNLVNNALRYSKQRLRVGLWFDGENACLQVEDDGPGIPPDARERVFEPFVRLDPSRDRATGGCGLGLAIVHSIALAYQGHVYVEASSLGGAGFRFCWPLKPTFDLKAEPV
- the rstA gene encoding two-component system response regulator RstA, with protein sequence MPKIVFVEDDPEVGKLIAAYLGKHDIDVIIEPRGDTAQACIEREQPDLVLLDIMLPGKDGMTLCRDLRPVYPGPIVLLTSLDSDMNHILSLEMGAHDYILKTTPPAVLLARLRLHLRQHGSQPKEEPLQAITQHNALHFSLLCIDPVNRQVTLGEEAITLSTADFDLLWELATHAGQIMDREALLKNLRGVSYDGMDRSIDVAISRLRRKLYDNALEPFRIKTVRNKGYLFAPNAWDSIQQ
- the folM gene encoding dihydromonapterin reductase, producing MEPHNSAPVLITGGARRIGLALAKSFLLRDIPVIIAYRSDYPALAELKEQGAICLQGDFSEHAGIYRFANQVIQEAPKLRAVIHNASAWLAESAAIPSEQVMASMLQIHVYTPYLLNQLLEPCLRGQGQAGADIIHLTDYVVEKGSDKHIAYAASKAALDNMTRSFARKLAPEVKVNAIAPALIMFNPSDDDEYRRQALEKSLMKIAPGESEVVNLVDYLMNSRYVTGRTHTVDGGRPLR
- the ydgH gene encoding DUF1471 family protein YdgH; the protein is MKLKTTIIASALLSLTALSVHAAQELTPEKAAAIKPFDRITITGRFNAINEAADAVSRRADRLGADAFYIQNISDNNNGGNWRITADLFHKDAPEVSKEANYRVFNGVNELPKDEAYLLEPYDTVSVSGFFRSQPDINDAISKEAQKKGAASFFIVRQVDANQGGNQFITAFIYKADAPKRLVQSPDAIPADSDAGRVALAAGGAEAAKVEIPGVASSASPSREVGRFFETQSSTGERYTVTLPDGTKIQELNNATAAQMVPFDSITFTGHFSSMTDVSTETAKRAANKGAKYYHLTRQWQNKSGGNLTVSADLFK